Proteins encoded in a region of the Zea mays cultivar B73 chromosome 4, Zm-B73-REFERENCE-NAM-5.0, whole genome shotgun sequence genome:
- the LOC100273301 gene encoding uncharacterized protein LOC100273301 yields MVLDSLSSPHRRSQNTFFVSSAKKPQSSRDDSWSALVERHRFLLTTLLVLAFLCTVYLYFAVTLGASDACTGLTGAERIECQARSVLQHGKLKFR; encoded by the coding sequence ATGGTTCTTGATTCATTATCATCACCTCACAGGAGGTCCCAAAACACATTCTTCGTGTCATCTGCAAAAAAGCCTCAGTCATCTCGTGACGACAGTTGGTCTGCACTGGTTGAGCGACACCGGTTTCTCCTGACGACACTCCTTGTTCTTGCCTTCCTGTGCACTGTCTATCTGTACTTTGCAGTAACCTTGGGGGCATCAGATGCTTGCACTGGATTGACAGGAGCAGAGAGGATTGAGTGCCAGGCAAGATCAGTGCTGCAACATGGAAAGTTGAAATTCCGATGA